From Salmo salar chromosome ssa09, Ssal_v3.1, whole genome shotgun sequence:
ttgttgttattctgtctctcactgttcaaataaacctaccattaaaattatagactgatcatttctttgtcagtgggcaaacgtacaaatcagcaggggatcaaatactttttcccctcactgtatatatcaaATGTTTCCATTAATTTGCAGGCAGTATTGAGGCAAAGTAGAACAGGCACATCTCATTCACTACAACCCTGAGCTGTAGCCAGAGCCTGGCTCAGGTCAATGTTGGCCAAGGTAGGTGACAGGTCAGTGGGGCTGGTAGGGGAGTGGAGGATGTCACAGTCAAAGTTCTGGAAGTAGTCCATAGACAGGCCCCGCATGGCTTTGACTGGACGATCAGGATGGTTCTTCAGTTCAAGAATTAATTCAACAGGTCTCTTCTGTAGTAGCTGAGAGTCAAAGGAAGTGCCATCGAAAAACATCTGCCTTTTGAAGCGCTCCAGGCTATGCAGGCGATTGGCTGGGTTCTTGCATAGGAGCTGGAGTCACAAACAGGATGGAGAAAAACAGAAGAGCATTGAGAATTTGTTGTTGATATTCTGAGACAATCCTACTACAGATGACTTCTGACCTCCGTGAGCAGAAGGGCTAGTGCAGGCCTGAAGGTCTTGGGTATGGAGTATGGGCAGTCTCTGACCTTTCTCAGCATGTTGCAGTGGTCTGGCTCTGGAGGCACAGGGAACTATGGAGATGACAGAATTATCACCAACAACATCTCTAGACTAGCATTTAGATTTGCATGACAGGACAGACTAAAAGAAGAAGAAATACAACCTTTGTAACAACTATTACATATTCATTTAATTAAGATGAACTGTGGTGATGACCGCACCTTTCCAGTCACCATTGAGAACAACAGAACGCCGAGAGACCACCAATCAGCAGCATGGCTGTAGGGACCCCCACTCAGGACTTCAGGAGCTGTTTAGACAGAGGACCATCCCAGTGAGATTATAATAGGTGCTTCATGTGTAGTGACCATTAACTTTGCCTGATCCCAAGAATCTCACCCATGTATTGGATTGTCCCACAAATTGTAAATGCTCTTGCGCCCTGCTCAAGACGACGAGAAAGTCCAAAGTCAGCTAAACGCAGATGACCTGCATCAAACAGATACAGCCGTATTTTACATACAGTACTTTACAAATCCAATTCCGGTTATTCTACCTGACTAATATGAAGCTTAAACTACTTTCACTATAAAAATGATATCTTTGAGAATATTCCcaacaacaacaatactgaaGTGTCCACTGTATTATAAGGCCCTCTAGTGTTGTCTAATATGCAGTAGCAAGTAAACTAAACCATACGTCAAATGTATGCATGTGTAAAGAacgtcacgctgcttgcttagcgagtacaACTTCCTCCCGATTCGGCCGATACCCGGTGCGAACTCGGGATCTCTGCCTCAATAAATACACGTGACCGTCCTCCCTCAAGCGTCTTAGCCGATCGCGCCACCTCAAAAGCTAGCTAATGAGACGACGCAAGCAGGACACTTAAGGCTGAGGAGTACGTTTCACATATCCCCATGTGCTACGCATGCATGACTGTACTGTAaactgctttggataaaagtgtctactaaatggcatatatatgaatatattatTTAAGCCAGCATTACCTTGGTCAGACAGAAGGACATTCTCCATCTAAAAAATCCAGAATAATCAGATGATATTAACTTTCCAGTGAAGTTATAAATATGAGTCATTTAGTAGCAAAAATACGTTAGTTATGTACAGAGAATAATGTTCATGATGAAAACAAACGTTCATACCTTCACATCCCTATGCATGATCCCAAAGTCGTGAAGGAAACCTACCGATCAGACTCACCCATTATAATAAGTAAAGGTGAAACTTAAACAATGATCTCATACACATTTTTGGAGAACTATATTGTGTATATACACTTGAGGGACACTCACCCAAAGCACAGCCTAGCTCTGCAGCGAACACCCGAGCCTCATCATCCCCAAACTGGCCCTTCAGTATCCAGTAGGTGTACAGGTCTCCAGTACTGCAGTACTCACACACTGTGGGAagacagacacagtcacacacaatGATCCATCTTAGTACATAAAAAGGCTATGTACAGTACACTGATCCAGGGCTGGGAGTAGATGACCCCTGCTGAAACACAAGCACTTGAAAAGGAAGGAGCAGTGGAGGAGAGAAGCAATAGGAGAAAACAATTAATTTGTCAGAAGTCACACAGTTGCAAGTGTTTTTAAGGCTGGGGGAAGCGTAGGAGGGGAAAGGGCTGATGTTGGGGAAGGAGCTAAGTGTCAGTGAGAGACACAAATGAACTCAAACATGCCTTTATCCACTAATAAGGGTGTTAttaaaaaatctaaaggaagtgaAATTCGGTTCAGAGGCCACAGGACTGTGTGATACACACTGAAATCTCAGTAGATGGCAGTATAATTCTTCAGACGAGTCATGGGGCTCAGACTGAGGAGACAACAGTAAATAGCAGAAAGGCCAGATAATG
This genomic window contains:
- the LOC106612787 gene encoding ribosomal protein S6 kinase-related protein isoform X1, whose product is MKIELMRNTGSVCPHRTVKLMWHEVKQVPSQERRRNQGWHGLLSNIGISFTDGLRHLGPPVLATQGMVLGSRAPIPEDLLPPGHSPQKPGVESTLPGFISVFLPEFPHRTFPGEDDFQILGFIAKGSFGPILKVKDRSKEKIYAVKVLPKSEILKHGVLEQSKEEVIIQRQLSHPFLHNLQDCWQTQRHLFIMCEYCSTGDLYTYWILKGQFGDDEARVFAAELGCALGFLHDFGIMHRDVKMENVLLSDQGHLRLADFGLSRRLEQGARAFTICGTIQYMAPEVLSGGPYSHAADWWSLGVLLFSMVTGKFPVPPEPDHCNMLRKVRDCPYSIPKTFRPALALLLTELLCKNPANRLHSLERFKRQMFFDGTSFDSQLLQKRPVELILELKNHPDRPVKAMRGLSMDYFQNFDCDILHSPTSPTDLSPTLANIDLSQALATAQGCSE
- the LOC106612787 gene encoding ribosomal protein S6 kinase-related protein isoform X2, giving the protein MKIELMRNTGSVCPHRTVKLMWHEVKQVPSQERRRNQGWHGLLSNIGISFTDGLRHLGPPVLATQGMVLGSRAPIPEDLLPPGHSPQKPGVESTLPGFISVFLPEFPHRTFPGEDDFQILGFIAKGSFGPILKVKDRSKEKIYAVKVLPKSEILKHGVLEQSKEEVIIQDCWQTQRHLFIMCEYCSTGDLYTYWILKGQFGDDEARVFAAELGCALGFLHDFGIMHRDVKMENVLLSDQGHLRLADFGLSRRLEQGARAFTICGTIQYMAPEVLSGGPYSHAADWWSLGVLLFSMVTGKFPVPPEPDHCNMLRKVRDCPYSIPKTFRPALALLLTELLCKNPANRLHSLERFKRQMFFDGTSFDSQLLQKRPVELILELKNHPDRPVKAMRGLSMDYFQNFDCDILHSPTSPTDLSPTLANIDLSQALATAQGCSE
- the LOC106612787 gene encoding ribosomal protein S6 kinase-related protein isoform X4, whose product is MVLGSRAPIPEDLLPPGHSPQKPGVESTLPGFISVFLPEFPHRTFPGEDDFQILGFIAKGSFGPILKVKDRSKEKIYAVKVLPKSEILKHGVLEQSKEEVIIQRQLSHPFLHNLQDCWQTQRHLFIMCEYCSTGDLYTYWILKGQFGDDEARVFAAELGCALGFLHDFGIMHRDVKMENVLLSDQGHLRLADFGLSRRLEQGARAFTICGTIQYMAPEVLSGGPYSHAADWWSLGVLLFSMVTGKFPVPPEPDHCNMLRKVRDCPYSIPKTFRPALALLLTELLCKNPANRLHSLERFKRQMFFDGTSFDSQLLQKRPVELILELKNHPDRPVKAMRGLSMDYFQNFDCDILHSPTSPTDLSPTLANIDLSQALATAQGCSE
- the LOC106612787 gene encoding ribosomal protein S6 kinase-related protein isoform X3, which produces MGSNSSKHKKQVPSQERRRNQGWHGLLSNIGISFTDGLRHLGPPVLATQGMVLGSRAPIPEDLLPPGHSPQKPGVESTLPGFISVFLPEFPHRTFPGEDDFQILGFIAKGSFGPILKVKDRSKEKIYAVKVLPKSEILKHGVLEQSKEEVIIQRQLSHPFLHNLQDCWQTQRHLFIMCEYCSTGDLYTYWILKGQFGDDEARVFAAELGCALGFLHDFGIMHRDVKMENVLLSDQGHLRLADFGLSRRLEQGARAFTICGTIQYMAPEVLSGGPYSHAADWWSLGVLLFSMVTGKFPVPPEPDHCNMLRKVRDCPYSIPKTFRPALALLLTELLCKNPANRLHSLERFKRQMFFDGTSFDSQLLQKRPVELILELKNHPDRPVKAMRGLSMDYFQNFDCDILHSPTSPTDLSPTLANIDLSQALATAQGCSE